In Gammaproteobacteria bacterium, the following proteins share a genomic window:
- a CDS encoding CorA family divalent cation transporter: MKAYYFDGSAYLSINNVPKHYEDIPEGSWLWLDFFEEELSDFVKVCRKLKLDIAFGWVRSSERVPSRYVHKKGQTLLQVKGLDSKSNDIDFDTIRIRFLFNDKVLITTHDNQSMSIEGFHKHIDKGTETPESPLDIVLSVNKKIFERYLPIISNLESDLDDVADNLSENTNDSVLNDLTLYRLRLKRLRRYSAYHRESFAEMLEYYDAESTSHWHNKISYIIEILERLKSFSQLFYEDCKDLIDGYLSLASHRLNNIMKVLTIVSVLFVPLSFLAGIYGMNFENIPELKFKYGYFVLLGAMITIIVSIIMWLKHKKWY; encoded by the coding sequence ATGAAAGCGTATTATTTTGACGGGAGTGCCTATTTATCAATCAATAATGTTCCCAAACATTATGAGGACATTCCTGAAGGGAGTTGGCTGTGGCTTGATTTCTTTGAAGAGGAACTTTCTGACTTTGTAAAAGTTTGTAGAAAACTTAAGCTGGATATCGCTTTTGGCTGGGTCAGATCCTCTGAGAGAGTTCCATCCAGATATGTACATAAAAAAGGGCAAACACTGCTTCAGGTGAAGGGGTTGGATTCAAAAAGTAATGACATTGATTTTGATACCATTCGTATCCGTTTTCTTTTTAATGACAAGGTTCTTATCACAACTCATGACAATCAATCCATGAGTATTGAGGGATTTCACAAGCATATTGACAAAGGAACTGAGACACCAGAGTCGCCACTTGATATTGTTTTGTCGGTCAATAAAAAAATATTCGAACGTTATTTGCCAATTATTTCCAATCTGGAATCGGATTTGGACGATGTCGCTGATAATTTGTCTGAAAACACTAATGATAGTGTTTTAAATGATTTGACATTATATCGTTTGCGCCTAAAAAGGTTGAGAAGATACTCAGCTTATCATCGAGAGTCCTTTGCTGAAATGCTGGAATATTATGATGCAGAAAGCACTTCACACTGGCATAACAAAATTTCCTACATCATTGAAATTCTGGAAAGGCTCAAATCATTCAGTCAGTTGTTTTACGAGGATTGTAAGGATTTGATTGATGGTTATCTTTCACTCGCGTCACATCGTTTGAACAATATTATGAAGGTACTGACAATTGTTTCGGTACTTTTTGTGCCACTTAGTTTTCTTGCTGGTATTTACGGAATGAACTTTGAAAATATTCCGGAATTAAAGTTTAAATACGGATATTTTGTGCTGTTAGGAGCGATGATAACAATCATCGTTTCAATTATCATGTGGCTCAAGCACAAAAAATGGTATTAG
- a CDS encoding HAMP domain-containing sensor histidine kinase produces MNNKSNLLLLILFTLTVGAVGWLGSVLISQQDQQLRITQINRLQQSLDLFKKNIDNTIENYHQRFSPISGYSFEQLDEEIQHNPLLHGILVIDENDALVYPKSASVTRQRNAHHWLSNIAQADEKTTKENLLTQGWFSWHDQQKENYIYWINSKNKKYFLELNNSMFMSEFIYFLSQQPAFDDLSFVRILDNQGRSFYQWGDDKFSETAEMQLQSGLNSPLNGWSVQFYSKIPGLTLWSKYLFQIIIAAVVILLFLLSYFLYRIKRREQQEAMQRLSFINQVSHELKTPLTNIRLHGELLERTLEKQNIPNNSGSSLNIIQQESERLTRLINNVLNFNSLEKNNLQLNSTIIDFGEFLQQAIEPFQPTFQRLNIQIDLQNLIQKEVNVDVDICKQIIGNLLSNIEKYAAESEVVTINAKDLNNKISIIVCDQGQGISSRLAEKIFQPFYRIHNKLTTASGSGLGLGLARDLARLHGGDLQLVSSSKKGACFQLTIKELKDV; encoded by the coding sequence ATGAATAATAAAAGTAATTTGCTATTACTGATATTATTCACTCTGACAGTTGGTGCTGTTGGCTGGTTAGGCTCTGTCCTGATTAGCCAGCAGGATCAACAGCTTCGCATCACTCAAATCAATCGTTTGCAACAATCTCTGGATTTGTTCAAAAAAAATATTGATAACACTATTGAGAACTATCATCAGCGGTTTTCGCCAATTTCAGGCTATAGTTTTGAACAGTTGGATGAAGAGATTCAACATAATCCTTTGCTACATGGAATTTTAGTGATTGATGAAAACGATGCTCTGGTTTATCCGAAGTCCGCATCCGTTACACGGCAGCGAAATGCTCATCATTGGCTGTCTAATATTGCACAGGCAGATGAAAAGACCACAAAGGAAAACTTGTTAACTCAGGGATGGTTCAGTTGGCATGACCAACAAAAAGAAAATTATATTTACTGGATAAACTCGAAGAACAAAAAATATTTTCTGGAATTAAATAACTCTATGTTTATGTCCGAATTTATTTATTTCTTATCCCAGCAACCGGCATTTGATGATTTGTCTTTTGTAAGAATTCTGGATAATCAAGGACGAAGCTTTTACCAATGGGGAGATGACAAGTTTTCTGAAACAGCCGAAATGCAACTACAAAGCGGACTGAACTCACCTTTGAATGGCTGGAGTGTGCAGTTTTATTCAAAAATTCCCGGACTGACGCTTTGGTCAAAATATCTGTTCCAAATTATCATAGCTGCTGTGGTGATTTTACTTTTTCTGCTGAGTTATTTTCTCTATCGTATCAAACGCCGTGAGCAGCAAGAAGCGATGCAAAGGCTGAGCTTTATCAATCAGGTTTCGCATGAATTAAAAACACCGCTGACCAATATCCGCTTGCATGGGGAATTATTGGAAAGAACTTTGGAAAAACAAAATATTCCGAATAATTCCGGTAGTTCATTGAACATTATTCAGCAAGAAAGTGAGCGTTTGACTCGTTTGATTAATAATGTATTGAACTTTAATTCACTTGAAAAAAATAACTTGCAGTTAAATTCAACGATCATTGATTTCGGCGAGTTTCTTCAGCAGGCGATAGAACCTTTTCAACCCACTTTTCAAAGGTTGAATATTCAAATTGATTTGCAAAATTTAATTCAGAAAGAGGTTAATGTTGATGTTGATATTTGCAAACAAATTATCGGAAATTTATTATCCAATATTGAAAAATATGCTGCTGAATCTGAAGTTGTGACAATCAATGCAAAAGATTTAAATAATAAAATTTCTATTATTGTTTGCGATCAGGGTCAGGGAATTTCATCCAGATTGGCAGAGAAGATTTTTCAACCCTTTTATCGAATTCATAATAAATTGACAACTGCCAGTGGTTCCGGTTTGGGTTTGGGATTGGCTCGTGATTTAGCCAGACTTCATGGTGGAGATTTGCAACTGGTTTCGTCTTCCAAAAAAGGAGCTTGTTTTCAATTAACAATCAAGGAGTTGAAAGATGTATAA
- a CDS encoding TetR family transcriptional regulator, with protein MLSSKDSFDTMPGMRKTKEQAQKTKETILMAALDCFSKKGYFNTSLDDIARSASVTRGAVYWHFKNKPEIFDALHDSLHQPFIQMITQDLEKSDDHPLKQLEHLVIFMLKNLESNKTTKRTLRLFYQCDYSGDLLQFKQKHQDKKIKSLELLSSYFERAQKKGQLTKEANPEILTLTLHCFLRGILYEYLIGSDLISMENHAHLLVTQLFKGLNTSQSLTNKK; from the coding sequence ATGTTGTCAAGCAAAGATTCATTTGATACAATGCCCGGTATGCGTAAAACCAAAGAACAAGCTCAAAAGACAAAAGAAACCATTCTCATGGCGGCACTGGACTGTTTTTCAAAGAAAGGGTATTTCAATACTTCACTTGATGACATTGCCAGATCAGCGTCAGTCACCCGGGGAGCCGTTTACTGGCATTTTAAAAATAAACCGGAAATATTCGACGCTTTGCATGATTCATTGCATCAGCCTTTTATCCAGATGATTACACAGGATTTGGAAAAATCAGATGACCACCCGCTCAAACAACTGGAGCATCTGGTGATTTTTATGCTGAAAAATTTAGAGTCTAACAAGACCACAAAAAGAACTTTGAGACTATTTTACCAATGTGATTATTCCGGTGATTTATTGCAGTTTAAACAAAAACATCAGGACAAAAAAATAAAAAGCCTAGAGTTGCTATCTTCCTATTTTGAAAGGGCACAAAAAAAAGGGCAACTTACCAAAGAAGCCAACCCTGAAATCCTGACACTCACCTTACATTGCTTTTTACGGGGAATCCTGTATGAATACCTGATAGGTTCTGATTTAATCAGCATGGAAAACCATGCTCACTTGCTGGTCACCCAATTATTTAAAGGCCTTAACACCAGTCAATCCCTGACTAACAAAAAATAA
- a CDS encoding mechanosensitive ion channel gives MKKSKKPVLQIFSFAILLALTIASYLLPDSVKKVLELGYSSFTIGSYQLTLLQIVQTILMIVLLFWAVGLFIGIVERYLNTKSSFRASTRLLIIRFLQITLYFVSFLIILSNLGIDLTALAIFSGTIGIGLGFGLQKIASNFISGIILSSEDAIKEGDLLELNDGTRGYVKKIKPRHILLEGLDQKEMIVPNEEFINNRVTNWTMSNNTARVDIPFGVAYGSDLKLVLQLVTDMAINHKDSSKDKPPVCYVSEFADSSINFILFFWVKDINEGIFRVRSELLLSIWQIFEEQGIKIPFPQRDIHMHQV, from the coding sequence ATGAAAAAATCAAAAAAGCCCGTTCTACAAATTTTTAGCTTCGCTATATTACTGGCCTTAACAATAGCCAGCTATCTTTTACCGGATTCGGTCAAAAAAGTATTAGAGCTTGGATATTCAAGTTTTACAATAGGTAGTTATCAACTCACACTATTACAAATTGTTCAAACGATATTGATGATAGTCTTGCTTTTTTGGGCGGTAGGTCTTTTTATAGGTATTGTTGAAAGGTACTTAAATACGAAATCGTCTTTCAGGGCTTCCACACGGTTATTGATCATCCGGTTTCTGCAAATCACTCTATATTTTGTTTCCTTTCTGATTATCCTTTCCAATCTGGGAATTGATTTAACTGCATTGGCTATTTTTAGTGGAACTATCGGTATTGGATTAGGTTTTGGTTTGCAAAAAATTGCTTCCAACTTTATTAGTGGAATTATTTTAAGTTCAGAAGATGCTATCAAAGAAGGAGATTTACTGGAGTTGAATGACGGAACTCGTGGCTATGTTAAAAAAATCAAACCCCGCCATATTCTCCTTGAGGGCTTGGATCAGAAAGAAATGATTGTGCCAAATGAAGAGTTTATCAACAACAGAGTAACAAACTGGACGATGTCAAATAATACTGCAAGAGTTGATATTCCGTTCGGAGTTGCTTATGGAAGTGATTTAAAATTAGTATTGCAGTTGGTTACTGATATGGCGATAAATCATAAAGACAGCTCCAAGGATAAACCACCGGTTTGTTATGTATCTGAATTTGCAGACAGTTCAATAAATTTTATCCTATTTTTTTGGGTTAAGGATATCAACGAAGGAATTTTCAGAGTAAGGAGTGAATTGTTGCTTTCTATATGGCAAATATTTGAAGAGCAAGGAATTAAAATTCCTTTTCCGCAGAGAGACATACATATGCATCAGGTTTGA
- a CDS encoding efflux RND transporter periplasmic adaptor subunit — MNKKTISAIVVAVIAVAGFFYYKNNSQDAGSQQAYAGGKPVLKVSTAVMRTEPIMLTMTLPGRTSAFKQSQVRPQVTGIIKERLFKEGAYVEKGQQLYQLDDAQYTANLKSAEANLLSAEANFKATKSRYNRIKSLVAKNAVSQQDLDDVIAELDQAKAAISVAEAAVDLEQINVDYTHVYAPISGRIGKSNLTVGALVTASQSQALAVITQLNPIYVDMQVSGQQALWVQQQINTGAEIKVELTGLNRNQPPSGVLEFSDVNVNESTGSVGLRALMNNDDSTLLPGLFVNAEILLGERSGLLVPQRATTRTADGNLSVWVVDQNKQVNPRVLTVNRAEGNQWVVIDGLQDGEEIVIEGYQRLAPGATVETSPWQNQSSSSHTGG, encoded by the coding sequence ATGAATAAAAAAACAATTTCTGCCATCGTTGTTGCGGTTATAGCTGTTGCTGGTTTCTTTTATTATAAAAACAACAGTCAGGACGCAGGTTCTCAACAAGCTTATGCAGGCGGGAAACCGGTACTCAAAGTCTCTACAGCAGTCATGAGGACAGAACCGATTATGCTTACCATGACTTTACCGGGAAGAACCTCAGCTTTTAAGCAATCACAGGTCAGGCCTCAGGTGACAGGCATTATTAAGGAGCGTTTGTTTAAAGAAGGTGCCTATGTCGAAAAAGGCCAGCAGTTGTATCAGCTGGATGATGCTCAGTATACTGCCAATCTGAAAAGTGCGGAAGCGAACTTGTTGAGCGCGGAAGCAAATTTCAAAGCAACAAAATCAAGATACAACAGAATTAAATCTTTGGTTGCCAAAAATGCAGTCAGTCAACAGGATCTGGATGATGTTATTGCTGAACTGGATCAGGCAAAAGCGGCTATTTCAGTAGCAGAGGCAGCAGTTGATTTAGAGCAAATTAATGTCGATTATACCCATGTCTATGCACCAATATCAGGTCGAATTGGCAAATCCAATCTGACTGTCGGTGCATTGGTAACGGCCAGTCAGTCACAAGCTCTGGCTGTCATCACTCAGTTGAATCCCATATATGTGGATATGCAGGTTTCTGGTCAACAGGCATTATGGGTTCAGCAACAAATCAATACGGGAGCAGAGATAAAAGTGGAGCTGACCGGATTAAACAGGAATCAGCCACCATCAGGAGTTCTTGAATTTTCAGATGTGAATGTCAATGAAAGCACAGGCTCGGTCGGTTTAAGAGCATTGATGAATAATGATGACAGTACACTTTTACCTGGCTTATTTGTCAATGCGGAGATTTTACTCGGTGAAAGATCCGGACTGTTAGTGCCGCAACGGGCAACAACTAGAACCGCTGACGGCAATTTGAGTGTTTGGGTCGTGGACCAAAACAAACAGGTCAATCCGCGTGTTTTGACTGTTAACCGGGCAGAAGGTAACCAATGGGTGGTTATTGATGGACTGCAGGATGGAGAAGAAATTGTGATTGAAGGATACCAACGTCTCGCTCCGGGTGCGACGGTTGAAACATCTCCCTGGCAAAATCAGTCGTCATCGTCTCATACCGGAGGATAA
- a CDS encoding efflux RND transporter permease subunit, with product MARFFIERPVFAWVIAIIIMLAGVLAIRTLPVEQYPKIAPPTVAISAFYPGASAETVENAVTQVIEQRLTGIDQLRYYNSSSQDGSMTINITFEPGVDPDIAQVQTQNKVQGALSLLPQEVQAQGVTVTKSNDTFLMVVALYAEDGTLSQGDLGDILASNFRDPLSRINGIGSVRIFGSQHAMRIWLDPSKLFSYGMTPVDVQNAIRQQNTDISAGQLGALPAVSGQQINATVTAQSRLQSVQDFKNIILRVNSDGGQVRLSDVARVELGSESYGTIARYKRMPATGMALSLATGANALDTADAVKAKVAELSEFLPENVRVIYPYDSTPFIELSINSVIQTLVEAIVLVFLVMLLFLQNLRATLIPTIAVPVVLLGTFAILSAFGYSVNVLTMFAMVLAIGLLVDDAIVVVENVERVMSEEGLSPKEATKKSMDQITGALVGIAVVLSAVFIPMAFFSGSAGSIYRQFSITIVSAMGLSVLVALVLSPSLCATFLKQEQEAHQRKTTGFFGWFNRNFNALRSGYESTASYMSRRVMRFILLYGLLLAIMGYLFISLPKSFLPNEDQGTMFVMVNAPSGATAERTLESVKQVEDYMLGAQQENVNHMFTVVGFSFSGAAQNAAMGFVRMVDWSKRTRDDQSVFSIAGQAYGAFTQIKDASAFAFYPPSIQELGNASGFDFQLVDRAGLGHQTLMNARNQLLGAAAQNPKLQGVRPNGLNDVPQFKINIDNEKAAAMGLSLTDINNTLQIAWGSRYVNDFLDKGKIKKVYIQADSPFRMNPEDLSLWYVANAQGEMIPFNRFATTEWVYGSPKLERFNGESSMNIQGGAAPGVSTGEAMDEIQKIVDQLPEGIELAWTGLSYEEKQSGSQAPMLYALSVLIVFLSLAALYESWAVPFAVILTVPLGVLGAVIASKFFGMANDVYFQVALLTTVGLASKNAILIVEFAKELKDQGMNLFEAVAKAAKQRFRPIIMTSLAFILGVTPLAISDGAGAASQNAIGIAVMGGMIASTVIAILFVPMFYVLVQKLFLKQKG from the coding sequence ATGGCTAGATTTTTTATTGAGCGCCCGGTCTTTGCATGGGTGATTGCAATTATCATTATGCTTGCAGGTGTGCTTGCGATTAGAACACTGCCGGTAGAGCAATATCCTAAAATTGCACCTCCGACAGTTGCAATCAGTGCCTTCTATCCCGGAGCTTCGGCGGAAACAGTCGAGAATGCTGTGACTCAGGTCATTGAGCAAAGATTAACAGGGATTGATCAGTTAAGGTATTACAACTCAAGCAGCCAGGATGGCTCCATGACTATTAATATCACATTTGAACCGGGTGTCGATCCTGATATTGCACAAGTACAAACCCAAAACAAAGTACAGGGTGCATTGAGTTTGTTACCACAAGAAGTCCAGGCTCAGGGTGTGACTGTGACCAAATCAAACGATACATTTTTGATGGTGGTGGCATTGTATGCAGAGGATGGAACTTTAAGTCAGGGTGATCTTGGGGATATTCTGGCATCCAATTTTCGTGATCCTTTATCCCGGATCAATGGTATAGGAAGTGTCCGTATTTTTGGTTCCCAACATGCGATGCGGATCTGGCTGGACCCTTCAAAATTGTTTAGTTACGGAATGACGCCGGTAGATGTTCAAAATGCTATCAGACAACAAAATACTGATATTTCGGCCGGACAATTGGGGGCTTTGCCTGCTGTTTCAGGGCAACAAATCAATGCGACGGTAACAGCGCAGTCAAGGTTGCAGAGTGTACAGGATTTTAAAAACATTATTCTGAGAGTCAACTCTGATGGGGGTCAGGTTCGTTTGAGTGATGTGGCGCGGGTTGAATTGGGTTCAGAATCCTATGGTACGATTGCCCGATATAAAAGGATGCCGGCTACTGGTATGGCTTTATCTCTGGCAACGGGTGCGAATGCTCTGGACACCGCAGATGCAGTTAAAGCAAAAGTGGCTGAATTGTCTGAGTTTCTCCCTGAAAATGTCAGAGTGATTTATCCTTATGACAGCACTCCATTTATTGAACTATCAATCAATTCGGTAATTCAGACGCTGGTTGAAGCCATTGTCCTTGTTTTCCTGGTCATGTTGCTTTTCCTGCAAAACCTGAGAGCAACATTGATACCGACAATTGCGGTTCCTGTTGTATTGCTGGGAACTTTCGCAATATTGTCCGCGTTTGGGTATTCGGTTAATGTTTTGACCATGTTTGCCATGGTGCTGGCAATTGGATTGCTAGTAGATGATGCTATTGTTGTGGTTGAAAATGTGGAGAGGGTTATGAGTGAAGAAGGCCTTTCTCCCAAGGAAGCCACAAAGAAATCAATGGACCAAATTACCGGAGCATTGGTTGGTATAGCGGTTGTGTTATCGGCAGTGTTTATTCCAATGGCGTTCTTTTCCGGCTCGGCAGGTTCTATTTATCGCCAGTTTTCTATAACGATTGTCTCTGCAATGGGGTTGTCTGTTCTTGTTGCTCTGGTTTTGTCTCCCTCTCTTTGTGCCACCTTCCTGAAACAGGAACAAGAAGCCCACCAGCGTAAAACCACTGGTTTCTTTGGCTGGTTTAATCGCAATTTCAACGCTTTGAGATCCGGTTATGAGAGCACGGCTTCCTATATGTCCAGAAGAGTGATGCGGTTTATCCTGTTGTATGGTTTGCTCCTGGCAATCATGGGCTACCTGTTTATCAGCTTACCAAAGTCATTCCTGCCAAATGAAGATCAGGGAACCATGTTTGTTATGGTGAACGCTCCATCCGGTGCAACCGCAGAACGGACTCTGGAGTCAGTCAAGCAAGTTGAAGACTATATGCTCGGAGCCCAGCAGGAAAATGTCAATCATATGTTTACGGTTGTCGGGTTCAGTTTCAGTGGTGCGGCCCAAAATGCTGCTATGGGATTTGTGCGTATGGTTGATTGGTCTAAACGCACCAGGGACGATCAAAGTGTGTTTTCAATTGCCGGTCAGGCTTACGGAGCATTCACTCAAATAAAAGATGCAAGCGCTTTTGCATTTTATCCCCCATCAATTCAGGAGCTGGGGAATGCATCAGGCTTTGATTTTCAATTGGTGGATCGTGCCGGTTTGGGTCATCAAACCCTGATGAATGCCAGAAATCAATTGCTGGGAGCTGCCGCACAAAATCCCAAACTGCAAGGCGTGCGCCCTAACGGATTGAACGATGTCCCCCAGTTTAAAATCAATATTGATAATGAAAAGGCAGCCGCAATGGGGCTATCCTTAACCGATATCAATAATACTTTGCAAATTGCATGGGGCTCACGCTACGTAAATGACTTTCTGGATAAAGGTAAAATTAAAAAAGTGTACATTCAAGCAGATTCCCCATTTAGGATGAATCCTGAAGATTTATCTTTATGGTATGTAGCCAATGCACAAGGAGAAATGATTCCGTTTAATCGTTTTGCTACCACCGAGTGGGTTTATGGTTCACCAAAACTGGAACGGTTTAATGGTGAGTCCTCTATGAATATTCAAGGTGGTGCAGCTCCGGGTGTCAGTACCGGTGAAGCAATGGATGAAATACAAAAGATTGTTGATCAACTGCCTGAAGGTATAGAATTGGCATGGACTGGTTTATCCTATGAAGAAAAACAAAGCGGTTCTCAGGCACCAATGTTATACGCACTTTCAGTCCTGATTGTTTTCTTGTCGCTAGCAGCTCTCTATGAAAGCTGGGCTGTTCCTTTTGCAGTTATCCTTACGGTTCCTTTGGGGGTATTAGGGGCTGTGATTGCCAGTAAGTTTTTCGGAATGGCAAATGATGTTTACTTTCAGGTGGCATTGTTAACAACCGTTGGTCTGGCATCTAAGAATGCCATATTGATTGTGGAATTTGCCAAGGAGTTAAAAGATCAAGGTATGAATCTGTTTGAAGCTGTAGCGAAAGCAGCCAAACAGCGTTTTCGTCCTATTATCATGACGTCACTCGCATTTATTCTTGGTGTTACCCCTCTGGCAATATCAGATGGCGCTGGTGCGGCCAGTCAGAATGCTATTGGTATCGCTGTTATGGGCGGTATGATTGCATCAACGGTCATTGCGATACTTTTTGTTCCGATGTTTTATGTTCTGGTGCAAAAACTGTTTCTAAAACAAAAAGGTTAA
- a CDS encoding response regulator transcription factor, whose protein sequence is MYKILIVEDDINIASGLVQLMQLEGHDANAAHDGQQGLESYSQNAYDLLIVDIMMPVMDGYELCRRIRQKDKSIPIIFLSAKNDEIDKVVGLELGADDFISKPFGAREMMARINAIMRRQSTRACDNDDFIMVDLKISPAANRAYRDKQPIELSTKDIKILQLLFQNKGKVISRDQISDVAWGHDYLFNSRAIDQHIFQLRKRIEVDSQNPTIIKTVHGEGYRFEDAEINSA, encoded by the coding sequence ATGTATAAAATTTTAATAGTTGAAGATGATATAAATATTGCATCCGGTTTGGTTCAGCTAATGCAACTGGAAGGGCATGATGCGAATGCGGCGCACGACGGGCAACAAGGTCTGGAAAGTTATTCGCAGAATGCTTATGACTTATTGATTGTTGATATTATGATGCCGGTGATGGATGGTTATGAACTTTGTCGCCGAATCAGACAGAAAGACAAAAGCATTCCTATCATATTTCTAAGTGCCAAAAATGATGAAATTGATAAAGTCGTTGGTTTGGAACTGGGAGCCGATGATTTTATTTCCAAACCATTCGGAGCTAGGGAAATGATGGCTCGCATCAATGCCATTATGCGTCGTCAATCCACCAGAGCATGTGACAATGATGATTTCATTATGGTCGATTTGAAAATTTCACCGGCTGCCAATCGTGCATATCGTGATAAGCAACCAATTGAGCTTTCAACAAAAGACATAAAAATTCTGCAATTGCTTTTTCAGAATAAGGGAAAAGTGATCAGCCGTGATCAAATCTCTGATGTTGCCTGGGGACATGACTATTTGTTCAATTCACGAGCGATTGATCAACATATTTTTCAGCTTCGTAAACGCATTGAAGTGGATTCTCAAAACCCAACAATCATCAAAACAGTTCATGGTGAAGGGTATCGGTTTGAAGATGCTGAAATAAATTCAGCATGA
- a CDS encoding VWA domain-containing protein: protein MLLYLDRSGSMSGIKLMQAKQALEMAISRLNKDDVASLIVYDDEAQVLWPAATMQNPAQLLNIVRSINTGGSTALFAGVTQGSYEVKKFLDRNKVNRVILLSDGMANIGPSKPHELAELGRALIKQGISVSTIGLGLGYNEDLMTQLAGHSDGNHYFVEDADKLAKVFDSELGDIFSVVAQDIDINIICKDGVKPLRILGRDENVSGQTVTTRFSQIYGNQQRYLTVELMIPEGVSGNQLSVADVEISYNDSASQQKLSHRNDVAVTYTDRKDVVEKSKNTGIYDNVSSYEANELSKKVVQLRDKGLLKEAKELQAENISNLSRQMSQSSSPQKLQEQLKQEESLLDSLDESDWNKYRKMAREKQHNIDTQKVKKEDK, encoded by the coding sequence TTGCTTTTGTACTTGGATCGGTCCGGTTCCATGTCAGGAATTAAGCTGATGCAGGCAAAACAGGCTTTAGAAATGGCGATTTCAAGACTGAATAAAGATGATGTGGCATCATTGATTGTTTATGATGATGAAGCTCAGGTTTTGTGGCCGGCGGCGACCATGCAAAATCCGGCACAACTTTTGAATATTGTACGTTCCATCAATACCGGTGGTTCCACCGCATTATTTGCCGGAGTGACTCAGGGCAGCTATGAAGTCAAAAAATTTCTCGACAGAAATAAAGTCAATCGTGTAATTCTTTTATCGGATGGTATGGCAAATATTGGTCCCAGTAAACCTCATGAACTGGCAGAACTGGGCAGAGCTCTCATCAAACAAGGAATCAGTGTTTCAACCATTGGCTTGGGTTTGGGATACAACGAAGATTTAATGACTCAACTTGCCGGTCATAGCGATGGTAATCACTATTTTGTGGAAGATGCCGATAAACTGGCTAAAGTTTTTGATTCCGAACTCGGAGATATTTTTTCAGTCGTGGCACAAGATATCGACATCAACATTATCTGCAAAGATGGTGTGAAACCATTAAGAATTCTGGGTCGTGACGAAAACGTATCCGGTCAAACTGTCACCACAAGATTTAGCCAAATTTACGGAAATCAGCAAAGATATTTGACAGTTGAGCTGATGATTCCTGAAGGAGTGAGTGGTAATCAATTATCGGTTGCTGATGTTGAAATTTCTTACAACGATTCGGCATCTCAACAAAAATTATCGCACCGAAATGACGTGGCTGTGACTTACACCGATCGCAAAGATGTTGTAGAGAAAAGCAAAAACACCGGAATTTATGACAATGTCAGTTCGTATGAAGCCAACGAGCTTTCCAAAAAAGTTGTACAATTGCGTGATAAAGGTTTGCTGAAAGAAGCTAAAGAACTGCAAGCAGAAAATATTTCTAATCTATCGAGACAAATGTCGCAGTCTTCTTCTCCGCAAAAATTGCAGGAGCAATTAAAGCAGGAGGAGTCATTATTAGATAGCTTGGATGAATCTGACTGGAATAAATACAGAAAAATGGCTCGTGAGAAACAACATAATATTGACACACAAAAAGTCAAAAAAGAGGATAAATAG